A stretch of DNA from Pseudomonadales bacterium:
ACTGGCAGTTTTCAGTGTCGGGATGTTGCTGCCCGGCGCACCGGTTTCCCGGATCGCAGCGGCGGAAAAAGCGCCGGACAACGGTCAGGTACTGATCACGAAACTGCGCGCCCTGCGCCCGGACATTCCGATTGAGCGGGTAGGACCTTCGCCACTGCCGGGTATTTTCACACTCGAGCTTTCCGGCGGCACGGTTTTCTACGGTACCGCCGATGGCCGCTACCTGTTCACCGGCGATCTCTATGAGCTTCAGGAAGATGATCTGGTGAATCTTGCCGAGCTCGGTCGCATTGAGAAGCGCCACGATCTGATGGCCTCGGTGAAGACCTCGGATATGGTGATTTTCCCCGCCACCGGCGGCACCAAGGCGGTGATCAACGTGTTTACCGATGTCGATTGCGGCTACTGCCGCAAGCTGCATCAGGAAGTTCCCCGTTTGAACGAGCTCGGCATCGAAGTGCGC
This window harbors:
- a CDS encoding DsbC family protein gives rise to the protein MKLSGTLRWIFLGLAVFSVGMLLPGAPVSRIAAAEKAPDNGQVLITKLRALRPDIPIERVGPSPLPGIFTLELSGGTVFYGTADGRYLFTGDLYELQEDDLVNLAELGRIEKRHDLMASVKTSDMVIFPATGGTKAVINVFTDVDCGYCRKLHQEVPRLNELGIEVRYLAYPRAGIGSRSYQKIVSAWCSADPNSALTALKAGAEIPDATCPNPVANQFELGHEVGVTGTPSIVLEDGRLLPGYVPADELASTLGI